The Triticum dicoccoides isolate Atlit2015 ecotype Zavitan chromosome 6A, WEW_v2.0, whole genome shotgun sequence genome has a window encoding:
- the LOC119318493 gene encoding 28 kDa ribonucleoprotein, chloroplastic-like, producing the protein MAHSCLSAARTAAALRLPFQADHAASAFPRPARASSSRPHAHRLIAAAPVVPVPRGSRRALAVVALASQEEATAVEEAQEEEVVQEAPGQLEEDEPAGEVEEPQPEEAEQGAAAEASSDGGDGSTSTGSSATKLYFGNLPYNCDSALLAGIVQDHAVPEMVEVLYDRTTGRSRGFAFVTMSTLEDCERVIKNLDGTLYSGRTMRVNMADRPKPKAPLYPETEHKLFVGNLSWTVTPEMLTDAFQRCGNVVGARVLYDGETGRSRGYGFVCYSTKEEMDQAIETLNGTEIEGREIRVNLALGKRY; encoded by the exons ATGGCGCACTCCTGCCTCTCCGCGGCGCGCACGGCGGCGGCGCTGCGCCTCCCGTTCCAGGCCGACCACGCCGCGTCCGCGTTCCCCCGCCCGGCGCGCGCGTCGTCGTCCCGTCCGCACGCGCACCGGCTCATTGCCGCCGCGCCCGTCGTGCCGGTGCCGCGGGGGAGCAGGCGCGCGCTCGCCGTCGTCGCGTTGGCGTCGCAGGAGGAAGCCACGGCTGTCGAGGAGGCGCAGGAGGAAGAAGTAGTACAGGAAGCCCCGGGGCAGCTGGAAGAGGATGAGCCAGCAGGGGAGGTCGAGGAGCCGCAGCCGGAGGAGGCGGAGCAGGGTGCGGCCGCGGAGGCGAGCTcggacggcggcgatggaagcaCCAGCACCGGGAGCAGCGCCACCAAGCTCTACTTCGGGAACCTGCCGTACAACTGCGACAGCGCGCTGCTCGCCGGCATCGTGCAGGACCACGCCGTCCCGGAGATGGTCGAG GTGCTGTACGACCGGACGACGGGGAGGAGCCGGGGCTTCGCCTTCGTGACGATGAGCACGCTCGAGGACTGCGAGCGGGTCATCAAGAACCTCGACGGCACC TTGTACAGCGGGCGCACGATGAGGGTGAACATGGCCGACAGGCCGAAGCCGAAGGCGCCGCTGTACCCGGAGACGGAGCACAAGCTCTTCGTGGGCAACCTGTCGTGGACGGTCACCCCGGAGATGCTGACCGACGCGTTCCAGCGCTGCGGCAACGTGGTCGGCGCCCGGGTGCTCTACGACGGCGAGACCGGCCGCTCCCGCGGCTACGGCTTCGTCTGCTACTCCACCAAGGAGGAGATGGACCAGGCCATCGAGACGCTCAACGGAACG GAAATCGAAGGCAGGGAGATCCGGGTCAACTTGGCCCTGGGGAAGAGATACTAG
- the LOC119318494 gene encoding uncharacterized protein LOC119318494, translating into MAISATSSLALHAAPSAARRRMRSVVASATRFDRRSAVLLLLSAAGAGSSLAAVAPSANAAGSIGLFGIRKKLERAEEAAREVGEAAVEAVEAGGEAVAEAGKEVAGEGMQLAAEAGLAGDALVQAGVVAGAEALGVLVGLSVVNGILKPEA; encoded by the coding sequence atggccatCTCCGCCACCTCCAGCCTCGCGCTCCACGCGGCCCCGTCCGCCGCCCGGCGCCGCATGCGCAGCGTCGTCGCCTCCGCAACGCGGTTCGACCGGCGCTCGGCCGTGCTCCTCCTGCTGTCGGCCGCGGGTGCCGGGTCGTCGTtggcggcggtggcgccgtccgcgaACGCTGCCGGCAGCATCGGGCTCTTCGGCATCCGGAAGAAGCTGGAGCGGGCGGAGGAGGCCGCGCGGGAGGTGGGCGAGGCCGCGGTGGAGGCCGTGGAGGCCGGCGGGGAGGCGGTGGCGGAGGCCGGGAAGGAGGTCGCCGGGGAGGGCATGCAGCTGGCCGCCGAGGCGGGGCTCGCCGGCGACGCGCTCGTGCAGGCCGGCGTGGTCGCCGGCGCAGAGGCGCTCGGGGTCCTCGTCGGCTTGTCCGTCGTCAACGGCATCCTCAAGCCCGAGGCCTAG